One Phocaeicola dorei genomic region harbors:
- the metK gene encoding methionine adenosyltransferase yields MGYLFTSESVSEGHPDKVADQISDAVLDKLLAFDPSSKVACETLVTTGQVVLAGEVKTKAYVDLQRIAREVINRIGYTKSEYMFEGNSCGVFSAIHEQSADINRGVEREDPMNQGAGDQGMMFGYATNETENYMPLSLDLAHKLLMVLAEIRREGKVMTYLRPDAKSQVTIEYDDNGKPVRIDTIVVSTQHDEFVTPADSSKEAQLKADEEMLAKIRQDVIEILMPRVIAEIHNEEVLALFNDQIVYHVNPTGKFVIGGPHGDTGLTGRKIIVDTYGGKGAHGGGAFSGKDPSKVDRSAAYAARHIAKNMVAAGVADEMLVQVSYAIGVARPINIYVNTYGRSNVKLSDGEIAKKIDQLFDLRPKAIEERLKLRNPIYEETASYGHMGREPKVVTKTYESMYHEAKTLEVELFTWEKLDYVDKIKEAFGL; encoded by the coding sequence ATGGGATATTTATTCACATCCGAATCGGTGTCTGAAGGACACCCCGACAAAGTGGCCGATCAAATATCGGACGCTGTGCTTGACAAACTGTTGGCGTTTGACCCCAGTTCGAAAGTAGCTTGCGAAACCCTGGTGACTACCGGACAGGTGGTACTGGCTGGAGAAGTGAAAACCAAGGCGTATGTAGATTTGCAGCGCATTGCACGTGAAGTGATTAACCGTATCGGCTATACCAAGAGCGAATATATGTTCGAAGGAAACTCGTGCGGCGTATTCTCTGCCATTCACGAACAAAGTGCGGATATTAACCGTGGCGTGGAACGCGAGGACCCTATGAATCAAGGGGCAGGCGACCAGGGAATGATGTTTGGTTATGCTACCAATGAAACGGAAAATTATATGCCGCTGTCACTGGACTTGGCTCATAAACTGTTGATGGTATTGGCCGAAATCCGTCGTGAGGGGAAAGTGATGACTTATCTCCGTCCCGACGCCAAGAGCCAGGTTACTATTGAATACGATGATAACGGCAAGCCGGTACGCATTGATACGATTGTGGTTTCTACCCAGCATGACGAGTTTGTAACCCCGGCTGATTCTTCCAAAGAAGCTCAGTTGAAGGCTGACGAAGAGATGTTGGCTAAGATTCGTCAGGATGTGATTGAAATCCTGATGCCACGTGTCATTGCCGAAATTCATAATGAAGAAGTATTGGCTTTGTTCAATGACCAGATAGTTTATCATGTGAACCCTACAGGTAAGTTTGTGATCGGCGGTCCTCATGGAGATACCGGTTTGACAGGCCGTAAGATTATTGTGGATACATACGGTGGAAAAGGTGCTCACGGTGGTGGGGCGTTCTCAGGAAAAGACCCCAGTAAGGTAGACCGCAGTGCTGCTTATGCAGCACGCCATATCGCAAAGAATATGGTTGCTGCCGGTGTTGCCGATGAAATGCTGGTGCAGGTGTCATACGCCATTGGTGTGGCCCGTCCTATCAATATCTATGTAAATACGTACGGCCGCAGCAATGTGAAACTGAGCGACGGAGAGATTGCTAAGAAAATAGACCAACTGTTCGATCTGCGTCCGAAAGCCATTGAAGAGCGTTTGAAACTGCGTAATCCTATTTATGAGGAAACCGCTTCTTACGGTCACATGGGACGTGAGCCGAAAGTAGTGACCAAGACATACGAATCCATGTATCATGAAGCAAAGACGCTGGAAGTGGAACTATTCACTTGGGAGAAGTTGGATTATGTGGATAAGATAAAGGAAGCGTTCGGTTTGTAA
- a CDS encoding TIGR00730 family Rossman fold protein, translated as MNDIKNVCVYSASSTKIAKVYFDVAEELGRLLAEKKINLINGAGCIGLMAATSDATLEAGGTVTGVIPHFMVEQGWHHTGLTRLIETETMHERKRMMADLSDGVIALPGGCGTLEELLEIITWKQLGLYLNPIIILNINGFYDSLLEMLQRAVDENFMRKEHAAIWKVASTAEEAINLLYTTPVWSKEIRKFAAI; from the coding sequence ATGAATGATATAAAGAATGTATGTGTATATAGTGCCTCCAGCACAAAGATAGCAAAGGTGTATTTTGATGTAGCGGAAGAATTAGGACGTCTTTTGGCTGAAAAGAAGATCAATCTGATTAACGGGGCAGGCTGTATCGGCCTGATGGCGGCTACTTCAGATGCAACATTGGAGGCGGGCGGTACGGTGACAGGGGTAATCCCTCATTTTATGGTGGAGCAGGGATGGCACCATACAGGGCTGACCCGATTGATTGAGACAGAAACCATGCACGAGCGCAAACGGATGATGGCCGATTTGTCCGATGGCGTCATTGCATTGCCCGGAGGTTGCGGCACATTGGAGGAATTGCTTGAAATCATCACCTGGAAGCAGCTGGGACTTTACCTAAATCCGATAATCATCTTGAATATCAATGGATTCTATGACTCTTTGCTTGAAATGCTGCAAAGGGCGGTGGACGAGAACTTTATGCGTAAAGAACATGCTGCTATCTGGAAAGTGGCTTCAACAGCCGAAGAAGCAATAAATTTGCTTTATACAACGCCTGTTTGGAGCAAAGAAATACGTAAATTTGCAGCGATATGA
- a CDS encoding DUF4271 domain-containing protein — MSETCHPGIAYILQLYTEEQSRVDTALTHNVCHTSKEDGMRGMELPYQLRSDWMVTSVLFLCFILVSYVLAHGKKHLEQQFKNFALSKERASLFDDTTASDVRYTLVLILQTCILSGFCVYDYFSDHDLLLFRTVPHYLLLSIYIGYIVFFFVIKWILYSFVNWIFFNKTRNIIWLESYFNVVIGAGFLLFPIVLLIVYFDLSPQIAPYFIGFVIIIAKILLFYKCFSNFFNKFHGAFHLILYFCALEILPDFVLWKGIILANNILVLNF; from the coding sequence ATGAGTGAAACCTGCCATCCCGGAATAGCGTATATTCTCCAACTTTATACGGAAGAGCAGAGCCGTGTTGATACGGCTTTGACACACAACGTGTGTCATACGTCCAAGGAAGACGGGATGAGAGGAATGGAGTTGCCCTATCAACTGCGTTCGGACTGGATGGTGACCAGCGTGTTGTTTCTTTGTTTTATTCTGGTATCATACGTGCTGGCACATGGCAAGAAACACCTTGAACAGCAATTTAAGAATTTTGCTTTGTCTAAAGAGCGTGCCAGTTTGTTTGATGATACTACTGCATCTGATGTGCGTTATACATTGGTGCTGATATTGCAAACCTGTATATTATCCGGTTTTTGTGTGTACGATTATTTTTCTGATCACGACCTGCTCCTTTTCCGTACGGTTCCTCATTATTTATTGCTAAGTATTTACATTGGTTATATAGTTTTTTTCTTTGTCATCAAATGGATTCTTTATAGCTTTGTAAATTGGATTTTCTTTAACAAAACACGCAATATTATTTGGCTGGAATCTTACTTTAATGTTGTAATTGGGGCCGGATTTTTACTTTTTCCAATTGTACTTTTGATTGTGTATTTCGATCTGTCACCACAAATTGCTCCTTATTTTATCGGTTTTGTTATAATAATTGCTAAAATTCTGCTGTTTTATAAGTGCTTTAGTAACTTTTTCAACAAATTTCATGGCGCTTTCCATTTAATTCTGTACTTTTGTGCCCTTGAAATACTCCCTGATTTTGTTCTGTGGAAAGGGATTATCTTAGCGAACAACATTTTGGTTTTAAATTTTTAG
- a CDS encoding uroporphyrinogen-III synthase, with translation MKIKKVLVSQPKPTSEKSPYYDIAEKYGVKIDFRPFIKVESLSAKEFRQQKVSILDHTAVIFTSRHAIDHFFNLCAELRVTVPETMKYFCTSETIALYIQKYVQYRKRKVFFGATGKFADLVPSIVKHNTEKYLVPMSDVHNDEIKTLLDKNKIQHTEVVMYRTVSNDFTPEEEFDYDMLLFFSPAGINSLMKNFPEFDQKEIAIGCFGPATAKAVKDAGLRLDLEAPTVEAPSMTAALDMFIRERNKD, from the coding sequence TTGAAAATAAAAAAAGTCCTCGTATCTCAGCCGAAGCCGACTTCTGAAAAGTCGCCATATTATGATATTGCTGAGAAGTACGGTGTGAAAATTGATTTCCGCCCGTTCATCAAAGTTGAGAGCTTGTCGGCCAAAGAGTTCAGACAGCAAAAAGTCTCTATTCTTGATCATACCGCTGTGATTTTTACATCGCGGCACGCTATTGACCATTTCTTCAATCTGTGTGCAGAATTGCGTGTTACTGTGCCCGAAACAATGAAATATTTCTGTACGTCCGAAACCATTGCTTTGTACATTCAGAAATATGTTCAGTATCGCAAGCGTAAAGTATTCTTCGGCGCGACCGGTAAATTCGCAGATCTGGTGCCTTCTATCGTAAAGCACAATACGGAAAAATATTTGGTGCCGATGTCTGATGTACACAATGATGAGATCAAAACTTTATTGGATAAAAATAAAATTCAGCATACGGAGGTAGTAATGTATCGTACGGTAAGTAATGATTTTACTCCCGAGGAAGAGTTCGATTACGATATGCTGTTGTTTTTCAGTCCTGCAGGAATCAATTCTTTGATGAAGAATTTTCCGGAGTTCGACCAAAAGGAAATTGCGATAGGGTGTTTTGGTCCTGCTACTGCTAAAGCGGTAAAGGATGCCGGATTGCGGTTGGATTTGGAAGCTCCTACTGTAGAGGCTCCGTCCATGACTGCGGCATTGGATATGTTTATCCGCGAGCGCAATAAGGATTAA
- the rnpA gene encoding ribonuclease P protein component — MVEYTLGKKERLNSKTLIERLFLGGSKSFPAFPLRVVYMSVEPVEEDMAAASILISVPKKRFKRAVKRNLVKRQVREAYRKNKHLLLDALASRNKRLIIAFIWLDNHIHSSAEVEEKVKKLLFHIVERLE, encoded by the coding sequence ATGGTAGAATATACACTCGGTAAAAAAGAGCGTTTGAATAGTAAGACATTGATTGAGCGTCTTTTTTTAGGTGGAAGCAAGTCTTTTCCGGCTTTTCCGCTACGTGTGGTGTATATGTCGGTAGAGCCTGTGGAGGAAGATATGGCGGCAGCTTCTATTCTGATTAGTGTGCCCAAGAAGCGGTTTAAACGTGCGGTAAAGCGTAATTTGGTGAAACGTCAGGTACGTGAGGCTTATCGGAAGAACAAGCATTTGTTGCTGGATGCGCTAGCTTCCCGGAACAAAAGACTGATTATCGCCTTTATATGGCTGGATAACCATATTCATTCTTCTGCAGAAGTGGAGGAGAAAGTGAAGAAGTTGCTGTTTCATATAGTGGAAAGATTGGAATGA
- the yidD gene encoding membrane protein insertion efficiency factor YidD, which produces MKKILSYLLLLSVYFYRGYISPMTPPSCRFVPTCSEYAIEAIKKHGPFKGLYLAVRRILRCHPWGGSGYDPVP; this is translated from the coding sequence ATGAAAAAGATACTTTCCTATCTGTTGCTGTTGTCCGTTTATTTCTATCGGGGGTACATTTCTCCGATGACTCCTCCTTCATGCCGTTTTGTACCTACCTGTTCGGAATACGCTATTGAGGCTATTAAAAAACACGGACCTTTTAAGGGATTATACCTGGCGGTTCGTCGGATATTGCGTTGTCATCCGTGGGGTGGGTCGGGCTATGATCCGGTTCCGTAA
- a CDS encoding TatD family hydrolase, translating to MLLDIHTHHKEGIPGENILNVEPGLFEPAEGCYYSIGIHPWKVLETEPEDWKRLEDAAGHSSVLAIGEAGLDKLASADILLQKEVLIRQILLSESVGKPLVIHCVKAFNELIELKKRYRPQMPWVVHGFRNNLNIACRLMQEDIYFSLGEKYQPDVLQNVPLERLLAETDESPLDIRTVIGQMAEAKDVAVSLLCDRISENTRKIFFQR from the coding sequence ATGTTGCTGGATATTCATACACATCATAAAGAGGGCATTCCGGGAGAAAATATTCTCAATGTAGAACCCGGACTATTTGAGCCTGCGGAAGGCTGCTACTATTCCATAGGTATTCATCCGTGGAAGGTTTTGGAAACTGAGCCGGAGGATTGGAAACGGCTGGAGGATGCGGCTGGCCATTCATCTGTTTTGGCAATAGGGGAGGCAGGTCTGGATAAGTTGGCTTCGGCTGATATCTTGCTGCAAAAAGAGGTGCTAATCCGACAAATTTTATTGAGTGAGTCAGTAGGAAAGCCGTTGGTGATTCATTGTGTGAAGGCGTTTAATGAGCTGATTGAGTTGAAAAAGCGGTATCGGCCGCAGATGCCCTGGGTGGTACACGGTTTCCGTAATAATTTGAATATTGCCTGTCGGCTGATGCAAGAAGACATTTATTTCTCCTTGGGGGAAAAGTATCAGCCTGATGTGCTACAGAATGTGCCTTTAGAGCGTTTATTGGCCGAAACAGATGAAAGTCCGCTGGATATCCGCACGGTTATCGGGCAAATGGCAGAGGCGAAAGATGTGGCAGTCTCCTTGTTGTGTGATAGAATAAGTGAAAACACACGGAAAATCTTTTTTCAGCGATAA
- the tyrS gene encoding tyrosine--tRNA ligase, protein MNFVEELTWRGMVHTMMPGTEELLAKEQVTAYLGIDPTADSLHIGHLCGVMMLRHFQRCGHKPLALVGGATGMIGDPSGKSQERNLLTEETLRHNVACIKKQLAKFLDFESDAPNKAELVNNYDWMKDFTFLDFAREIGKHITVNYMMAKDSVQKRLNGEARDGLSFTEFTYQLLQGYDFLHLYETKGCKLQMGGSDQWGNITTGAELIRRTNGGEVFALTCPLITKADGGKFGKTESGNIWLDPRYTSPYKFYQFWLNVSDEDAARYIKIFTSLSQEEVEVLTAEHAEAPHLRVLQKRLAKEVTVMVHSEEDYNAAVEASGILFGNATSEALKKLDEDTLLAVFEGVPQFEVSKDVLAEGVKAVDLFVDNAAVFASKGEMRKLVQGGGVSLNKEKLNAFDQVITTADLLDGKYLLVQRGKKNYYLVIAK, encoded by the coding sequence ATGAATTTTGTAGAAGAATTAACATGGCGTGGAATGGTGCACACGATGATGCCGGGCACCGAGGAGTTATTGGCTAAAGAACAAGTAACAGCTTATCTGGGTATTGATCCTACGGCTGATTCTTTGCATATCGGTCACCTGTGTGGTGTGATGATGCTGCGTCATTTCCAGCGTTGCGGTCACAAGCCGTTGGCATTGGTGGGCGGTGCGACCGGTATGATTGGTGACCCTTCCGGCAAATCGCAGGAACGTAATCTGCTGACTGAAGAAACATTGCGTCACAATGTGGCTTGTATCAAGAAACAGTTGGCTAAGTTCCTTGACTTTGAGAGCGATGCTCCTAACAAAGCCGAATTGGTGAACAATTACGACTGGATGAAGGACTTTACTTTCCTTGATTTCGCCCGTGAGATAGGTAAGCATATCACCGTAAATTATATGATGGCTAAGGATTCTGTACAGAAACGTTTGAACGGTGAGGCTCGTGACGGTTTGTCATTTACAGAATTTACTTACCAGCTGTTGCAGGGATACGATTTCTTGCATCTTTATGAAACAAAGGGCTGCAAACTTCAGATGGGTGGTTCGGACCAATGGGGTAATATTACTACCGGGGCCGAGCTGATTCGTCGTACCAATGGCGGTGAAGTGTTTGCATTGACTTGTCCGTTGATTACAAAAGCTGATGGTGGTAAGTTCGGTAAGACTGAATCTGGTAATATTTGGTTGGACCCCCGTTATACTTCTCCTTATAAGTTCTATCAGTTCTGGTTGAATGTAAGTGACGAGGATGCCGCACGTTATATAAAGATTTTCACGTCACTGAGTCAGGAAGAAGTGGAAGTATTGACAGCAGAACATGCTGAAGCTCCGCATCTGCGTGTATTGCAGAAGCGTCTGGCTAAGGAAGTGACTGTGATGGTTCATTCGGAAGAAGATTATAATGCGGCTGTTGAGGCATCAGGCATTCTGTTTGGTAACGCCACTTCCGAAGCATTGAAAAAACTGGATGAAGACACGTTGCTGGCAGTGTTCGAAGGTGTTCCTCAGTTTGAAGTGTCCAAGGATGTATTGGCCGAAGGGGTGAAAGCAGTAGACCTGTTTGTTGATAATGCCGCTGTTTTCGCTTCAAAAGGTGAAATGCGTAAGCTTGTACAGGGCGGTGGTGTTTCGTTGAATAAGGAGAAATTAAATGCCTTTGACCAGGTAATTACAACTGCTGATCTGCTGGACGGAAAATACCTGCTGGTTCAGCGCGGGAAGAAGAATTATTATTTGGTGATTGCCAAATAA
- a CDS encoding S41 family peptidase, with amino-acid sequence MKKLLTCLALSLVAASSYAATPLWLRDVQISPDGTEIAFCYKGDIYKVPSNGGTATQLTTQASYECNPIWSPDSKQIAFASDRNGNFDLFVMSADGGAARRLTTHSASEIPSTFTTDGNYILFSASIQDPANSALFPTSAMTELYKVPVTGGRTEQVLGTPAEMVCFDKSGKTFLYQDRKGFEDEWRKHHTSSITRDVWLYNSENGKHTNLTAHAGEDRNPVFAPDGQTVYFLSERNGGTFNVYSFPISSPQSLETVTNFKTHPVRFLSMGSNGTLCYTYDGEIYTQKQGDKPQKVKIDITRDDQNTIADLNFSNGATSATVSPDGKQIAFIVRGEVFVTSADYNTTKQITHTPAREAGLTFSPDNRTLAYASERNGNWELYMAKIARKEEANFPNATTIEEEVLLPSDKTERTYPQFSPDGKELAFIEDRNRLMVLNLETKKVRQVTDGATWFSTGGGFDYSWSPDGKWFTLEFIGNRHDPYSDIGMVNAQGGKIINLTNSGYTSGSPRWVLDGNAILFITERYGMRAHASWGSLNDVMLVFMNQDAYDKFRLSKEDYELQKELEKEQKNTTETKKNGKKKGDNKEKSEEKKEEKVKDIVVELSNIEDRIVRLTPNSSDLGSAIITKDGETLYYLSAFEGGYDLWKMNLRKKDTKLLHKMDAGWANMEMDKDGKNLFLLGSNTMQKMGTNSESLKPISYQAHVKMDLAAERDYMFNHVYKQEQKRFYNLNMHGIDWDAMTKAYRKFLPHINNNYDFAELLSEYLGELNVSHTGGRYRPRLKGDATATLGLLYDWNHNGKGLLISEVVEKGPFDHARSKVKAGDIIEKIDGQEITPESDYSVLLNGKARKKTLVTLYNPQTKERWEEVVVPISNGVLNDLLYARWVKQRAADVDKWSNGRLGYVHIESMGDDSFRSVYSDILGKYNNREGIVIDTRFNGGGRLHEDIEILFSGKKYFTQVVRGREACDMPSRRWNKPSIMVQCEANYSNAHGTPWVYSHQKIGKLVGMPVPGTMTSVSWETLQDPTLVFGIPVIGYRLPDGSYLENSQLEPDIKVANSPETVVKGEDTQLKAAVDELLKEIDGK; translated from the coding sequence ATGAAAAAACTTCTAACTTGCCTTGCTTTAAGCCTTGTTGCAGCAAGCAGTTATGCAGCTACACCTTTATGGCTGCGTGACGTGCAAATTTCCCCCGACGGCACGGAAATTGCATTCTGTTATAAAGGAGATATCTATAAAGTACCCTCCAACGGAGGAACTGCCACCCAACTCACTACGCAAGCCTCATATGAGTGTAACCCCATCTGGTCACCGGATAGTAAACAAATTGCCTTCGCCAGTGACCGCAATGGTAATTTCGACCTGTTTGTCATGTCGGCCGATGGCGGAGCAGCCCGGCGTCTTACCACCCATTCGGCTTCCGAAATACCGTCAACCTTCACCACCGACGGCAACTATATCCTGTTCTCGGCCTCCATCCAAGACCCTGCCAACAGTGCCTTGTTCCCTACCTCAGCTATGACAGAACTATACAAAGTCCCTGTAACCGGCGGACGTACCGAACAGGTGCTGGGTACTCCCGCAGAAATGGTCTGCTTTGACAAATCAGGAAAAACATTTCTCTACCAAGACCGCAAAGGTTTTGAAGACGAATGGCGCAAACACCACACCTCGTCCATCACCCGTGACGTATGGTTATATAATTCGGAAAACGGCAAGCATACCAACCTGACCGCCCATGCAGGCGAAGACCGTAACCCTGTATTTGCACCCGACGGACAAACCGTTTATTTCCTGAGCGAACGAAACGGCGGTACATTCAACGTATATTCCTTTCCAATAAGTAGTCCTCAATCATTGGAAACGGTCACCAACTTCAAGACTCATCCGGTCCGCTTCCTGTCAATGGGTAGCAACGGCACTCTCTGTTATACGTATGATGGAGAAATATACACTCAAAAACAAGGAGATAAACCGCAGAAAGTCAAGATCGATATCACCCGTGATGACCAAAATACAATAGCGGATCTGAATTTCAGTAATGGAGCGACCTCAGCTACCGTATCACCGGACGGCAAACAAATTGCTTTCATTGTACGAGGTGAAGTATTCGTCACTTCTGCCGATTATAATACTACCAAGCAAATCACACATACCCCTGCCCGTGAAGCAGGACTTACTTTCTCACCGGACAACCGTACTTTAGCGTACGCCAGTGAACGCAACGGAAACTGGGAACTTTACATGGCCAAGATTGCACGTAAGGAAGAAGCTAACTTCCCCAATGCGACTACCATTGAAGAAGAAGTACTCCTGCCTTCGGACAAGACAGAACGTACCTATCCGCAATTCTCGCCGGACGGGAAGGAACTAGCCTTTATAGAAGACCGTAACCGGTTGATGGTGCTTAATCTGGAAACCAAAAAGGTACGTCAGGTCACTGACGGCGCCACCTGGTTCAGCACCGGCGGTGGCTTTGACTATTCATGGTCACCGGATGGCAAATGGTTCACATTGGAATTTATCGGAAACCGGCATGATCCATATTCCGATATAGGTATGGTGAATGCACAAGGAGGAAAAATTATCAATCTGACCAATAGCGGCTATACCAGTGGCTCCCCTCGCTGGGTACTGGATGGTAATGCCATTTTATTCATTACCGAACGTTATGGTATGCGTGCCCATGCTTCATGGGGATCACTAAACGATGTGATGCTGGTATTTATGAACCAAGATGCGTATGACAAGTTCCGCCTGAGCAAAGAAGATTACGAATTGCAAAAAGAACTGGAAAAAGAACAAAAGAACACAACCGAAACCAAGAAAAACGGTAAAAAGAAAGGTGATAACAAAGAAAAATCCGAAGAGAAAAAAGAGGAAAAAGTAAAGGACATCGTGGTGGAACTGAGCAACATCGAGGACCGCATCGTACGCCTTACTCCCAACTCTTCCGATTTGGGGAGCGCCATTATCACAAAAGACGGTGAAACCTTATATTACCTCTCTGCCTTCGAAGGCGGCTATGACCTGTGGAAAATGAATCTGCGCAAGAAAGACACCAAGTTACTCCATAAAATGGATGCCGGATGGGCCAACATGGAAATGGACAAGGATGGAAAGAACTTATTCTTGCTAGGTAGCAACACGATGCAGAAAATGGGTACTAATTCTGAAAGCTTGAAACCCATCAGCTATCAAGCCCACGTGAAGATGGACCTCGCAGCCGAACGTGACTATATGTTCAACCACGTATACAAACAAGAACAAAAACGCTTCTACAACCTGAACATGCACGGAATAGACTGGGATGCTATGACCAAAGCCTATCGCAAGTTCCTACCGCATATCAATAATAATTATGACTTTGCGGAGTTGTTGAGCGAATATCTGGGCGAACTGAACGTTTCACACACAGGAGGACGTTACCGTCCGCGCCTGAAAGGAGATGCCACCGCTACCTTAGGATTATTGTATGACTGGAATCATAATGGCAAAGGCCTGTTGATTTCTGAGGTAGTGGAAAAAGGCCCCTTCGACCACGCCCGTTCCAAAGTGAAAGCCGGAGATATCATTGAAAAGATCGACGGTCAGGAAATCACTCCCGAAAGCGATTACTCTGTTCTGTTGAACGGTAAAGCCAGAAAGAAAACACTGGTTACGCTTTATAACCCGCAGACCAAAGAACGTTGGGAAGAAGTAGTTGTTCCTATCAGCAATGGTGTTTTGAATGACTTACTTTACGCACGCTGGGTAAAACAACGGGCAGCCGATGTAGACAAATGGTCGAACGGCCGTTTGGGATACGTGCACATTGAATCCATGGGAGATGACAGCTTCCGTTCCGTTTATTCAGATATTCTGGGCAAGTACAATAACCGTGAAGGTATCGTCATCGATACCCGTTTCAATGGCGGAGGACGTCTGCACGAGGATATCGAGATTCTATTCAGCGGAAAGAAATACTTTACACAAGTAGTTCGTGGACGTGAAGCTTGCGATATGCCCAGCCGCCGTTGGAACAAACCGAGTATCATGGTGCAGTGCGAGGCTAACTACAGCAACGCACATGGCACTCCATGGGTATATAGCCATCAAAAAATAGGCAAACTGGTAGGTATGCCTGTACCGGGAACCATGACCAGCGTATCTTGGGAAACATTGCAAGATCCGACACTGGTATTCGGCATTCCTGTTATCGGCTATCGCTTGCCGGATGGAAGCTATCTGGAAAACTCACAACTGGAGCCGGATATCAAAGTGGCTAACTCACCGGAAACAGTAGTGAAAGGTGAAGATACCCAGTTGAAAGCTGCGGTAGACGAGTTGTTGAAAGAGATAGACGGAAAATAA